TTTCTATGTCGACTATGGCGTACACTTATTCCTTATCTACTTCTAATTTCTGATCTCGATTTGCGATTTCCCAAGCAGTATAGAAAGCCAATTGTGCTCTTTTTTGAAGTAAATCGTATCTAATTTTGTCCGGTGTATCCGTGTCTTTATGATAATCTTCATGAACCCCATTAAAATAAAAAATAACAGGGATATTATTTTTTGCAAAATTATAATGATCAGATCTGTAATAAAATCGATTCGGATCCTTATCATCATTATACGTGTAATCTAATTGTAGTTGAGTGTATTTCTTATTTACTGCTTCTGAAATTTCATGTAATTCTGTACTCAATTTGTCTGCTCCAATTAAATATATAAATTCAGGTGTTTCCTGATGCTTTTCGTCAACTCTTCCTATCATATCTATATTTAAATCGACAATTGTATTTTCTAAAGGAAAGATAGGGTTCTCCGTATAATATTTAGAACCATATAAGCCAATTTCTTCACCTGTTACGTGTAAAAAAACGACAGAACGTTTTGGACCATTACCTGCTTTTACGGCTTTTTGGAATGCTTTTGCAATTTCTAAGACAGCGGTAGTACCAGAAGCGTCATCATCAGCACCATTATATACTTTGCCACCTTTTACACCAACATGATCATAATGTGCAGAAATTACCACATATTCATCAGGTTTCTCTGTTCCTTTTATATAAGCGACAACATTTTCAGAGCTAAATTTAGCATTGCCTTTAAAATAAGCTTGTGGAATTTCTTGTAAATAGTTACCATCTGAATTGGCCGCTGAAATACCTAAGGTTTTATAATAATCCGTAATAAATTGAGCTGCTTTTTTTTGTCCAGGCTCGCCTGTAAATCTACCTTCATAAGCATCAGAAGCTAAGGTATATAACACCTCTTTTAAATCTTCTTGAAGGATTGATTCTGCGTAAACTTTACCGGAATCATTCAATAATTTAATTTTAGAAGGCTCTTTAACT
The nucleotide sequence above comes from Aureibaculum algae. Encoded proteins:
- a CDS encoding M28 family metallopeptidase, whose protein sequence is MKISLIVVIFSFVLSCSSTQKKSDSQSETTERSTSIAPTDNQVKEPSKIKLLNDSGKVYAESILQEDLKEVLYTLASDAYEGRFTGEPGQKKAAQFITDYYKTLGISAANSDGNYLQEIPQAYFKGNAKFSSENVVAYIKGTEKPDEYVVISAHYDHVGVKGGKVYNGADDDASGTTAVLEIAKAFQKAVKAGNGPKRSVVFLHVTGEEIGLYGSKYYTENPIFPLENTIVDLNIDMIGRVDEKHQETPEFIYLIGADKLSTELHEISEAVNKKYTQLQLDYTYNDDKDPNRFYYRSDHYNFAKNNIPVIFYFNGVHEDYHKDTDTPDKIRYDLLQKRAQLAFYTAWEIANRDQKLEVDKE